Proteins encoded within one genomic window of Streptomyces profundus:
- a CDS encoding Crp/Fnr family transcriptional regulator, with product MTAPRRLLRVLPPGHRERLMSLATEVSFEQSRRIFEERGTADRFWIVRSGTVTLDLRLAGTRPTAVSSLESGDLLGWSWLFPPFQWDFGAQALSPVRAYEFQGAEVQALCDEDPAFGYGLLRVIAEILAYRVQAARVRVLDLFAPHAGR from the coding sequence ATGACCGCTCCACGGCGGCTGCTCCGTGTGCTGCCCCCGGGCCACCGGGAGCGGCTGATGTCGCTGGCGACGGAGGTGTCCTTCGAGCAGAGCCGACGGATCTTCGAGGAACGGGGCACAGCCGACCGGTTCTGGATCGTCCGCTCCGGCACGGTGACCCTGGATCTGCGGCTCGCCGGCACCCGCCCCACGGCGGTGTCCTCGCTGGAGTCGGGTGACCTGCTGGGTTGGTCCTGGCTCTTTCCGCCGTTCCAGTGGGACTTCGGCGCCCAGGCCCTCAGCCCGGTGCGCGCCTACGAGTTCCAGGGCGCCGAGGTGCAGGCGCTGTGCGACGAGGACCCGGCCTTCGGCTACGGGCTGCTGCGGGTGATCGCCGAGATCCTCGCCTACCGCGTCCAGGCCGCACGCGTCCGCGTCCTCGACCTCTTCGCCCCCCACGCGGGTCGCTAG